The following DNA comes from Occultella kanbiaonis.
CGTGGTTCGTGCGCACGCAGGGGTACGTCGGCGCCGGACCGGCTCTCGCCTGGGACGCGCCCCGCACGATCGCCGCCGGGACGAGCCTCGATCTGCACCTGTGGGCACTCCTCGTGGACGGCGACCTGTCGCCCGAGACCGCCCAGGTCCACTACGACCGGCTGGAGCAACTGGCATGACCACCACGTTCGCCGTCGTCGGGATCCACGGGTTCGGCAGCCACCACCTGCGCGAGCTGGTCGAGCTGACCGCGGACGGCCTCGCCGAGGTCATCGCTGTGGCCGACCCGCGCGGCGCCGAGGGTGCCGAGAACGTCCCCCCGACGGCTCGTGCGTACCCGGACCTGACCGCGCTCCTGGCCGCCGAGAGTCCGGACGTCGTGATCATCGCGACGCCGATCCACACGCATCTGCCGCTCGCGGTCGAGGCGCTGCGGGCCGGCTCCCACGTGCTCCTGGAGAAGCCGACCACGGCGTCCCTCGCCGAGCTCGACGAGCTGATCGCAGTCTCGGCCGAGACCGGCCGGTCGGTGCAGGTCGGCTTCCAGAGCTTCGGGTCGCACGCACTGCCGGCCATCGACGCGCTCATCGCCGGCGGGGAGATCGGCGAGCTCGTCGGCGTCGGTGGCGTCGGCACGTGGCTGCGGGACACCCGGTACTACGCCCGCTCCCGCTGGGCCGGGCGGCGCACCCTGGACGGCGTCGCGGTGGTCGACGGCGCCGTCACGAACCCGCTCGCGCACGCCGTGGCCACGGCACTGCGGCTCGCGGGCGCGACCACCACGACGGACGTCGCCGAGGTGGTCGTGGACCTGTACCACGCGCACGACATCGAGGCAGACGACACCTCGGCCGTGCGGCTGCGCACCACGAGTGGCATCCCGGTCGCGCTCGGGCTCTCCCTGACGTCCGCGACCCAGCGCGCGCCGAGGCTGATCGTGCGCGGCACCCGCGGCACCGCCGAGCTGCGCTACACCGACGACGTCCTGACCGTCCGCACCCCCGACGGCGAACGCACCGAGACCTTCGAGCGGACCAGCCTGCAGCGCAACCTCGTCGACCACATCACGACCGGTGCCCCCTTGGTCGCCGACGCCCGGGACACCGGCGCGTTCATCCGGGTGCTCGAGGCGGTCCGCACCGCGCCGGACCCCACGCCGATCGCAGCCGAGTTCGTGCAGTGGCGCGACGACGAGCATGGCCGCCACCCGGAGGTCGCCGACGTGGAGGTGTGGTGCGAGCGGGTCGCGAGCGAGTATGCGACGTTCGCCGAGCTCGGGGCGCCGTGGGCCACCGGACCCCGACCATGACGGGCGCCCGCCACCGATGACCGGCCCAGAGCCGAGTCCCGCCGGACCGGCCGTCGCCGCTGTGCTCTGGGACGCCGACGGCGTCCTCCAGGACCTACCCGGTGGCTGGGTCCGCGCGATGGGCCAGATCGTGCCGGAACGCACCGAGGAGTTCCTCCGGGACGCCTGGTGCGCCGAACGGCCGACCCTCGCCGGTGACGGAGACTGGCCCGATCTGCTCGGCGAGGTGGTCGCCCGGTGGGGGCTCGAGCACGCCTACGGCGACATCCTGGGGGTCTGGCACGCAACGTGGAGGTGCCCGTCACGTCGGACTGCGCGCCGTGCAATGGACGATCGGCGAGGGCCACGAGGTCCTGCGGGGGCACCTGCACCGGCACGCCGCGCTGCCCGCCTCTTCCTGACCGACATCGCCGCGGTCCACCAGGAGAACCGGGGTCAGGCTTGCGGCACCGGCACCGGAACCGGCACCGGTGCCGTCCGGCCCGCACGCGCCGCCTCGACCGCCGCCGCAGTGTCCTGCGCCACCAGGGCGGCGTTGATCTGCGCACCGGCCCGCATCCCGGCCGCGGCCGCCGTGATCACCTGCGTGCTCACATCGGCGACGTTCCCGGCCGCCCAGATCCCCGGCACCGACGTCTCGCCCTTGCCGTCGGTGGGCAGGTAGGTCCCGAACAGGGTCTCGCCCATTTGGAACTCCTCCGCTTGCAGCCCCAGACCCTCGAGGGGACCGACCGGCGCGAACACCCGGGTCTGCACGGCCAGGGCCGACCTTGGCACGAACGCGCCGGACGCCAACCGGACCCCGGTGAGCCGGTCGTCGGCGCTCTCCACCGCTGCGACGGCGCCGTCGACGACCGCGATTCCCCGCGCGGTCAGCTGCTCCCACTCGGTCTCGCTCGGCTCGAGCACGTCGTTGAGGAACAGCGTCACGTCCGCGCTCCACTGCCGCAGCAGCAGCACCTGGTGCATCGCCATCGGCGAGGACGCGAGGACCCCGATCGGGAGATCCCGGACCTCCCAGCCGTGGCAGTACGGGCAGTGCAGCACGTCCCGACCGAAGCGCTCCGCCAGGCCTGGGACGTCCGGCAGCTCATCGCGGGCACCGGACGCGAGGAGCACGTGCCGGGCTCCGGTGCTACGGCCGTCGGCCAGAGTGATCTCGAAGCCGTCCGTCTCGGCCCGCCCGACGGCGGTGACGACCCCGGCGGTGATCTCGCCGCCGTAGCCGCGCACCTCGGCGCGGCCGATGGCCAACAGGTCACCGGGCGGTGTGCCCTCCCGGCCGAGGTAGTTGTGGACGCCGTCCGCGGGCGTGTTGCGCGGTTGCCCGGCGTCCACGACGAGGACGCTGCGACGAGCGCGGGACAGGGTCAGAGCGGCGCTCAGACCCGCGGCCGCGCCGCCGATCACCACCACGTCGTAGCCCCCGCGCAGTCCGGGCTCGTCGGGGTTCGTGCCGGGCATCGGGTTCGAGTTCGTCTGCATGAAGGCTCCTGGGGTCGGTAGACCGGAACAGCCGGCACTGTTGAGAATTGGTCTCGTTAGTAGTTCACACCACCCCGCCGCGAGCGGCAACGATCTTTGCCGGTCTGGCAAACTCGTCCCATGACGACCACAGACCAAGCGAGCGAGCTCGGCGACGTGCTGGACGCCGTCGGCCCGCGGTTGCGCTCCCTGCGTACCCGACGCGGCACCAGCCTGACCGAGCTGTCGCAGACCACCGGAATCTCGGTGAGCACCCTGTCCCGCCTGGAGACCGGGCAGCGGCGCCCGACGCTGGAGCTCCTGCTGCCGCTCGCCCGCGCCTATCAGGTGACCCTCGACGACCTCGTCGGCGCACCCGAGACCGCGGACCCGCGCGTCCACATCCGGCCCGTCGTCCACCACGGTGTGGCGCACGTGCCGCTCACCAGGC
Coding sequences within:
- a CDS encoding Gfo/Idh/MocA family protein, with translation MTTTFAVVGIHGFGSHHLRELVELTADGLAEVIAVADPRGAEGAENVPPTARAYPDLTALLAAESPDVVIIATPIHTHLPLAVEALRAGSHVLLEKPTTASLAELDELIAVSAETGRSVQVGFQSFGSHALPAIDALIAGGEIGELVGVGGVGTWLRDTRYYARSRWAGRRTLDGVAVVDGAVTNPLAHAVATALRLAGATTTTDVAEVVVDLYHAHDIEADDTSAVRLRTTSGIPVALGLSLTSATQRAPRLIVRGTRGTAELRYTDDVLTVRTPDGERTETFERTSLQRNLVDHITTGAPLVADARDTGAFIRVLEAVRTAPDPTPIAAEFVQWRDDEHGRHPEVADVEVWCERVASEYATFAELGAPWATGPRP
- a CDS encoding NAD(P)/FAD-dependent oxidoreductase, giving the protein MQTNSNPMPGTNPDEPGLRGGYDVVVIGGAAAGLSAALTLSRARRSVLVVDAGQPRNTPADGVHNYLGREGTPPGDLLAIGRAEVRGYGGEITAGVVTAVGRAETDGFEITLADGRSTGARHVLLASGARDELPDVPGLAERFGRDVLHCPYCHGWEVRDLPIGVLASSPMAMHQVLLLRQWSADVTLFLNDVLEPSETEWEQLTARGIAVVDGAVAAVESADDRLTGVRLASGAFVPRSALAVQTRVFAPVGPLEGLGLQAEEFQMGETLFGTYLPTDGKGETSVPGIWAAGNVADVSTQVITAAAAGMRAGAQINAALVAQDTAAAVEAARAGRTAPVPVPVPVPQA
- a CDS encoding helix-turn-helix domain-containing protein: MTTTDQASELGDVLDAVGPRLRSLRTRRGTSLTELSQTTGISVSTLSRLETGQRRPTLELLLPLARAYQVTLDDLVGAPETADPRVHIRPVVHHGVAHVPLTRRVGGQLAAKLILPPVDVVTPPDLQTHEGYEWLYVLSGRLRLILGEHDVVLTEGEVAEFNCRTTPHWFGNPGPGPTELLSIFGPQGERIHVRAAPKRRQG